One Microplitis mediator isolate UGA2020A chromosome 3, iyMicMedi2.1, whole genome shotgun sequence DNA segment encodes these proteins:
- the LOC130665049 gene encoding DNA polymerase subunit gamma-2, mitochondrial encodes MTVDKILKNLGSNFLSLDKGFVFGPQGKLLRRNLENFWFRSSIIMPPYNVFLTSPDKICETLENLKTLGIEEKPLGVATIEESKNSWNSEIINAYPKLNTHRTGTVTIITDTNEGKELYHKTQRERKVWWRKFSREPSRFKFTDSKKINKNKDSTEIVVDFSFGPIVIETISHQKDVKKFNNQIEMNPDVHIIEHKASLDWGSLALICDAYNLLSEECQLKLNPKLSPYKVGFHIPSRSDESSDLLSEKKRRFMLYLNNLLKSKGVETIVSTSLKGIESFQVPLVVTVDDKSLENGIIKVWNQLTTLAESVHITDLPKYVLSRCS; translated from the exons TAATTTTCTGAGTCTTGATAAAGGATTCGTGTTTGGACCTCAAGGTAAATTATTACGTCgtaatttggaaaatttttggtttcgtAGCAGCATCATAATGCCGCCTTACAACGTTTTTTTAACGTCACCTGATAAAATTTGCGAAacacttgaaaatttaaagactCTGGGCATTGAAGAAAAACCTTTAGGTGTTGCTACGATTGAggaatcaaaaaattcatGGAACAGCGAAATTATAAACGCATATCCGAAATTAAATACACATAGAACTGGTACAGTAACGATCATTACAGACACAAATGAAGGCAAAGAATTGTATCATAAAACGCAGCGTGAACGCAAAGTATGGTGGCGAAAATTTTCTCGGGAACCGTCGAGGTTTAAATTTAcagattcgaaaaaaataaataaaaataaggatAGTACTGAGATAGTCGTTGATTTTTCATTTGGACCCATTGTCATCGAAACGATTTCACATCAGAaggacgtaaaaaaatttaataatcag attGAAATGAATCCGGATGTTCATATAATTGAGCATAAAGCATCTTTAGACTGGGGTTCTCTAGCACTTATCTGTGATGCATACAATTTATTATCAGAAGAATGTCAGTTGAAACTTAATCCTAAATTATCGCCTTACAAAGTCGGTTTTCATATACCGTCAAGGTCCGATGAATCATCAGACTTATTGTCTGAGAAAAAAAGACGATTTAtgttgtatttaaataatttgttaaagTCAAAAGGTGTTGAAACAATAGTTTCGACAAGTTTAAAAGGTATTGAAAGTTTTCAAGTGCCTTTAGTTGTTACTGTTGATGATAAAAGTCTGGAAAATGGTATAATTAAAGTGTGGAATCAATTAACAACATTAGCTGAGTCTGTTCATATTACAGATTTACCTAAATATGTTCTATCTCGTTGTAgttaa